Proteins from a genomic interval of Stigmatella erecta:
- a CDS encoding response regulator, translating to MSELRHTLLLVDDEADVLDILVRMFQRQYRVLTATSGQEALSILRTQSVDVLVTDQRMPEMTGIELVAAARAEGIDVTALLLTGYTDPEDIIAAINQGQVYRYITKPWEVNDLLITVKNAVEYTQLRRDKERLLRQLHQRVEALFVLYEVSRASASDPPSYEAIIDRVLSAVARVLPYDCGAALIAPDDSRSAILRLRCLGTVGEKALLGVKESMLGAYRRSSGQLLPEDRLTTRVTGTISQDASAPSVYPSQLTVSLVAGGRPVGMLSLFSQRLQAFTEDDGVLLDTLANQTADAIQSLRAVEDEARRRIERMVEAMADGVLLTDEQNAIVVINPAARRLLRVTEEVSALTGQMLEERLGFQPSELIRGWEYSGSQMLQEEVELFDRHIQCTVTPVNDARGTHKGVCVVLRDVTEQKMLEERKDEFVSMVSHELRTPLTSISGALDLVLNFLAGDINEKQQRYLFMARESTEKLNSLVDDLLDLAKFAKGRLRMNFELTYLDELVRRAAEKYGPSFQERRVKVLMTLPQHGLRVLADPSRFNQVLNNLLTNAVKFTPEGGEVRLELRATSALPGYVALSCWNSGEPIAEEALERIFDRFEQARTPSNRTVRGTGLGLAICRHIVEAHGGHIWCEPSTEGVRFVTVVPVEPPAELLKPEGGESTTAAQPAPKRPEPRGRVLVIEGEGELGYIIKGLLLSRGYAVRLAGSAEEGISAARVSHPDAILVAVRLPDVDGLRLAEILRHDPETRRTPLLVTSSFDERQRAFRSGADAFLLRPLMADKLLATVDSLVRGRTGQQHGRVLVVDDDPKIGSICSEVLASLGFEVAVAGSLEEARRSLRERRPDVILLDVSLPDGDGFVFIEEIKAERASGHISVIFISARAETALKIRALKLGGDDYITKPFDALELGARVESVLRRKEQELSASPTTQLPGSNAIEREVQRRLMARRPFAFCYLDLDNLKAYNDYYGFAKADGVVRQTGDLLREIFAQEGVQGDFLGHVAGDDFVFISSPESVDSICQRAIEAFDRIIPLYYDRQDRERGHIEAEDRFGEKRKFPIMSVSIVAVMSDGVTHDHAELARRAADMKKRAKAIQGSIYLRSDREQESRIITG from the coding sequence TTGTCCGAACTCCGACACACCCTGCTTCTCGTCGATGACGAGGCGGACGTGCTGGACATCCTCGTGCGGATGTTCCAGCGCCAGTACCGCGTCCTCACAGCCACTTCCGGCCAGGAAGCGCTGTCCATTCTGAGGACGCAGTCGGTCGACGTCCTCGTCACCGACCAGCGCATGCCCGAGATGACGGGCATCGAGCTGGTGGCCGCCGCCCGGGCGGAGGGAATCGACGTCACCGCGCTGCTGCTCACCGGGTACACGGACCCGGAGGACATCATCGCCGCCATCAACCAGGGGCAGGTGTACCGCTACATCACCAAGCCCTGGGAGGTGAACGATCTCCTCATCACCGTGAAGAACGCGGTGGAGTACACCCAGCTGCGAAGGGACAAGGAGCGGCTGCTGCGCCAGCTCCACCAGCGCGTGGAGGCCCTCTTCGTCCTCTACGAGGTCAGCCGGGCGAGCGCCTCGGACCCGCCGAGCTACGAGGCCATCATCGACCGCGTGCTGAGCGCCGTGGCGCGCGTGCTGCCGTACGACTGCGGCGCGGCGCTGATTGCCCCGGACGACTCGCGCAGCGCCATCCTGCGCCTGCGCTGCCTGGGCACCGTGGGCGAGAAGGCCCTCCTGGGCGTCAAGGAGTCCATGCTGGGCGCCTACCGGCGCAGCTCGGGCCAGCTGCTGCCCGAGGACCGGCTCACCACGCGCGTGACGGGCACCATCTCGCAGGATGCGAGCGCGCCGTCCGTGTACCCCAGCCAGCTCACCGTGTCCCTGGTGGCCGGCGGGCGGCCCGTGGGCATGCTGTCCCTGTTCTCCCAGCGCCTCCAGGCGTTCACCGAGGACGACGGGGTGCTGCTGGACACGCTGGCCAACCAGACCGCGGACGCCATCCAGTCCCTGCGCGCGGTGGAGGACGAGGCCCGCCGGCGCATCGAGCGCATGGTGGAGGCCATGGCCGACGGCGTGCTGCTCACCGACGAGCAGAACGCCATCGTCGTCATCAACCCCGCGGCGCGCCGGCTCCTGCGGGTGACCGAAGAGGTGTCGGCGCTCACCGGGCAGATGCTGGAGGAGCGCCTGGGCTTCCAGCCCTCGGAGCTCATCCGCGGCTGGGAGTACAGCGGCTCGCAGATGCTCCAGGAGGAGGTGGAGCTGTTCGACCGGCACATCCAGTGCACGGTGACGCCGGTGAACGACGCGCGCGGCACGCACAAGGGCGTGTGCGTGGTGCTGAGGGACGTCACCGAGCAGAAGATGCTGGAGGAGCGCAAGGACGAGTTCGTCTCCATGGTGAGCCACGAGCTGCGCACCCCGCTCACCTCCATCTCCGGCGCGCTGGATCTGGTGCTCAACTTCCTCGCCGGGGACATCAACGAGAAGCAGCAGCGCTACCTGTTCATGGCGCGCGAATCCACGGAGAAGCTCAACTCGCTCGTGGATGACCTGCTGGACCTGGCGAAGTTCGCCAAGGGCCGGCTGCGGATGAACTTCGAGCTGACGTACCTGGACGAGCTGGTGCGCCGCGCGGCCGAGAAGTACGGCCCCTCGTTCCAGGAGCGCCGGGTCAAGGTGCTGATGACGCTGCCCCAGCACGGGCTGCGCGTGCTGGCGGACCCCTCGCGCTTCAACCAGGTGCTCAACAACCTGCTCACCAACGCGGTGAAGTTCACCCCGGAGGGCGGCGAGGTCCGGCTGGAGCTGCGGGCGACCTCCGCGCTGCCCGGCTACGTGGCGCTCTCGTGCTGGAACAGCGGCGAGCCCATCGCGGAGGAGGCCCTGGAGCGCATCTTCGACCGCTTCGAGCAGGCCCGCACCCCGTCCAACCGCACCGTGCGCGGCACGGGGCTGGGGCTGGCCATCTGCCGCCACATCGTCGAGGCCCACGGCGGGCACATCTGGTGCGAGCCCAGCACCGAGGGGGTGCGCTTCGTCACCGTGGTGCCCGTGGAGCCGCCGGCCGAGCTGCTCAAGCCCGAGGGGGGCGAGAGCACCACCGCCGCCCAGCCCGCCCCCAAGCGTCCCGAGCCGCGCGGCCGGGTGCTCGTCATCGAGGGCGAGGGGGAGCTGGGCTACATCATCAAGGGGTTGCTGCTGAGCCGCGGCTATGCCGTGCGCCTGGCGGGCTCCGCGGAGGAGGGCATCAGCGCGGCCCGGGTCTCGCACCCGGACGCCATCCTGGTGGCGGTGCGGCTGCCGGACGTGGATGGGCTGCGGCTGGCGGAGATTCTCCGGCATGACCCCGAGACGCGGCGCACGCCGCTGCTCGTGACGAGCTCGTTCGACGAGCGGCAGCGGGCGTTCCGCTCCGGCGCGGATGCCTTCCTGCTGCGCCCGCTGATGGCCGACAAGCTGCTGGCCACGGTGGACTCGCTGGTGCGCGGCCGCACCGGCCAGCAACACGGGCGCGTGCTGGTGGTGGACGACGATCCGAAGATTGGCAGCATCTGCTCCGAGGTGCTCGCCAGCCTGGGCTTCGAGGTGGCGGTGGCCGGCTCGCTGGAGGAGGCCCGGCGCTCCCTGCGCGAGCGCCGCCCCGACGTCATCCTCCTGGACGTGAGCCTGCCGGATGGGGACGGGTTCGTCTTCATCGAGGAGATCAAGGCCGAGCGTGCCAGCGGCCACATCTCCGTCATCTTCATCTCCGCCCGCGCGGAGACGGCCCTGAAGATCCGCGCCCTGAAGCTGGGCGGGGACGACTACATCACCAAGCCCTTCGACGCGCTTGAGCTGGGCGCGCGCGTGGAGAGCGTGCTGCGGCGCAAGGAGCAGGAGCTGAGCGCCTCGCCCACCACGCAGCTGCCGGGCTCCAACGCCATCGAGCGCGAGGTGCAGCGCCGGTTGATGGCCCGCCGTCCGTTCGCCTTCTGCTACCTCGACCTGGACAACCTCAAGGCCTACAACGACTACTACGGCTTCGCGAAGGCCGACGGCGTGGTGCGCCAGACGGGAGATTTGCTCCGGGAGATCTTCGCCCAGGAGGGCGTCCAGGGAGACTTCCTCGGCCACGTGGCGGGCGACGACTTCGTCTTCATCTCGTCGCCGGAGTCCGTGGACAGCATCTGCCAGCGGGCCATCGAGGCGTTCGACCGCATCATCCCGCTCTACTACGACCGGCAGGACCGCGAGCGGGGCCACATCGAGGCGGAGGACCGCTTCGGCGAGAAGCGCAAGTTCCCCATCATGAGCGTCTCCATCGTCGCGGTGATGAGCGACGGGGTGACGCATGACCACGCGGAGCTGGCGCGCCGCGCCGCGGACATGAAGAAGCGGGCCAAGGCCATTCAGGGGTCCATCTACCTGCGCAGCGACCGCGAGCAGGAGAGCCGGATCATCACCGGATGA
- the lexA gene encoding transcriptional repressor LexA: MEELTDRQREILSFIVKETEARGFPPTIREIGEQMDIRSTNGVNDHLKALERKGYLNRGEQQSRSLVPTKRARMLLGLGAKKDSGMVEVPLLGKVAAGAPLLAQEHMEDSVKIDSFLLGGAGGREVFALRVKGQSMIDDGIYDGDYLFVRKTPAAQPGDIVVALIEDEATVKRYYPEGDRIRFQPANATMSPIYVNKTDFRSTMLLGLVVGVYRKLPGGRG; encoded by the coding sequence ATGGAAGAGCTGACCGACCGCCAGCGCGAGATACTGTCCTTCATCGTCAAGGAGACGGAGGCGCGGGGGTTTCCGCCCACCATCCGTGAAATTGGCGAGCAGATGGACATCCGCTCGACCAACGGTGTGAACGACCACCTCAAGGCGCTGGAGCGCAAGGGCTACCTGAACCGGGGCGAGCAGCAGAGCCGCTCCCTGGTGCCCACCAAGCGGGCCCGGATGCTGCTGGGGCTGGGGGCCAAGAAGGACTCCGGCATGGTGGAGGTGCCCCTGCTGGGCAAGGTGGCCGCGGGCGCGCCGCTGCTGGCCCAGGAGCACATGGAGGACTCGGTCAAGATCGACAGCTTCCTGCTCGGGGGCGCCGGGGGCCGCGAGGTCTTCGCGCTGCGCGTCAAGGGCCAATCGATGATCGACGATGGCATCTATGACGGGGACTACCTCTTCGTGCGCAAGACGCCCGCGGCGCAGCCCGGGGACATCGTCGTGGCGCTCATCGAGGACGAGGCCACGGTGAAGCGCTACTACCCGGAGGGCGACCGCATCCGGTTCCAGCCGGCCAACGCCACCATGTCGCCCATCTACGTGAACAAGACGGACTTCCGCTCGACGATGCTGCTGGGGCTCGTCGTCGGGGTGTACCGGAAGCTGCCAGGCGGCCGAGGCTAG
- a CDS encoding FecR domain-containing protein yields the protein MAGSQTPRRQAPFLIGLALILAALPLGYFVFLREPPPPPPVVVQPPPPTPPVEAPAPRKAVQLSLKTLEGTVEVRRGGGPWEAAQRGAPLNPTDAVRTKDASSAVIIGDEAVEVLMGASTEVSVESLTDELSRILLETGMATTIVRPGKRHTFEVKAAHSDALARAEEASTFTMSNDGAGTVAVGAREGTVQFTGNGKVVIVRAGQQSIVTPTSGGPSEPAPVPTSLLRKISWPDNRRNQRRIKVTGEAEPGSRLELAGQHFSPGADGKFERTVDLQEGENLVRLRAYSVGGTDQEAQETFKVDTRPPKKLKVDLPWGNPSPSEAPTQTQSP from the coding sequence ATGGCTGGATCCCAGACACCCAGGCGCCAGGCGCCCTTCCTCATCGGGCTCGCGCTGATCCTGGCGGCCCTGCCGCTCGGGTACTTCGTTTTCCTGCGGGAGCCCCCGCCGCCGCCCCCGGTGGTGGTGCAGCCCCCGCCCCCCACGCCCCCCGTGGAGGCGCCCGCGCCGCGCAAGGCCGTGCAGCTGTCGCTCAAGACGCTGGAGGGCACGGTGGAGGTCCGCCGGGGCGGAGGCCCCTGGGAAGCGGCCCAGCGCGGGGCGCCCCTCAATCCCACGGACGCGGTGCGCACCAAGGATGCGTCCTCGGCGGTCATCATCGGCGACGAGGCGGTGGAGGTGCTCATGGGCGCCAGCACCGAGGTGTCCGTGGAGTCGCTGACGGACGAGCTGTCGCGCATCCTGCTCGAGACCGGTATGGCGACGACCATCGTCCGCCCGGGCAAGCGCCACACCTTCGAGGTGAAGGCGGCCCACAGCGACGCGCTGGCGCGCGCGGAGGAGGCCAGCACCTTCACCATGAGCAATGACGGGGCGGGCACCGTGGCGGTCGGGGCCCGCGAGGGCACCGTGCAGTTCACGGGCAACGGCAAGGTGGTCATCGTCCGGGCGGGCCAGCAGTCCATCGTGACGCCCACCAGCGGGGGGCCCTCGGAGCCGGCGCCGGTGCCCACCAGCCTGCTGCGCAAGATTTCCTGGCCCGACAACCGCCGCAACCAGCGCCGCATCAAGGTCACCGGCGAGGCCGAGCCGGGCAGCCGGTTGGAGCTGGCGGGCCAGCACTTCTCTCCCGGCGCGGATGGGAAGTTCGAGCGCACCGTGGACCTCCAGGAGGGCGAGAACCTCGTGCGGCTCCGCGCCTACTCCGTGGGCGGCACCGACCAGGAGGCGCAGGAGACGTTCAAGGTGGACACCCGGCCTCCCAAAAAGCTCAAGGTGGATCTCCCCTGGGGCAATCCCTCACCCTCGGAGGCGCCTACTCAGACGCAGAGTCCATAA
- a CDS encoding sensor histidine kinase codes for MKLYQQLVLFMLAATVLPLALVGFLVLSRAEQALAERISTEQRALATATAEGVAAELMETVDAVARVAELIDWQSADEEEARGALSLLYNQSTALSAVLRLDAEGRLQGQPIFQAEGGGEHPAFDPRQVERLARAVPVQPLRHGGKGEAALGQAYSLGDGGMAAVAVAVKLGQGEGASFALAEIVFRDLEDLLRRRAEGMLGRMDLVDGAGRILASSSAEHRLQSLEEAIAQRLRQGGDKAAQSFRVGDPVLRVSAARVPEGLGFHVVLSVAEEDALAPVRSLRRTVLMSIGGALLVLLALGGLFTRRINRRLSDVVAGAEAFGRGELDRRVKVEGGDELSALATTFNHMGAELETARARLMRWNDDLRLRVDEALADLRTAQAQLVETQKLAAVGQLGAGVAHELNNPLAGILGYVQLMLMSRPDSDPDLDMLRKIEGSAKRCKEITQNLLRFSQQRERTDLRAVDLNTVVRDALTLTENQVQAEGISLALELAPQGVRVMADSGQTSQAILALVSNARTAMQKSPTKTLTVRTGERDGRGFFEVEDTGKGISPEHRPRIFEPFFTTKDVWSNVGLGLSVTYRVVTEAGGSIDVRSEPGKGSCFTVWLTKA; via the coding sequence ATGAAGCTGTACCAACAGCTCGTCCTCTTCATGCTGGCGGCCACCGTCCTGCCGCTGGCGCTGGTGGGCTTCCTGGTGCTGTCGCGCGCGGAGCAGGCGCTGGCCGAGCGCATCTCCACCGAGCAGCGGGCGCTGGCCACCGCCACCGCCGAGGGCGTGGCCGCCGAGCTGATGGAGACGGTGGACGCGGTGGCGCGCGTGGCGGAGCTCATCGACTGGCAGAGCGCCGATGAGGAGGAAGCCCGGGGCGCCCTGTCGCTGCTCTACAACCAGTCCACCGCGCTGAGCGCCGTGCTGCGGCTGGACGCGGAGGGCCGCCTCCAGGGCCAGCCCATCTTCCAGGCGGAGGGCGGCGGCGAGCACCCGGCGTTCGATCCGCGGCAGGTGGAGCGGCTGGCCCGGGCCGTTCCCGTCCAGCCCCTGCGGCATGGCGGCAAGGGCGAGGCGGCCCTGGGGCAGGCCTACTCCCTGGGGGATGGCGGCATGGCCGCGGTGGCCGTCGCCGTGAAGCTGGGCCAGGGCGAGGGGGCCTCGTTCGCCCTGGCGGAGATCGTCTTCCGGGACCTGGAGGACCTGCTGCGCCGCCGGGCCGAGGGCATGCTCGGGCGGATGGATCTGGTGGATGGCGCGGGCCGCATCCTGGCCAGCTCCAGCGCGGAGCACCGGCTCCAGTCCCTGGAGGAGGCCATCGCCCAGCGGCTGCGCCAGGGCGGCGACAAGGCCGCCCAGAGCTTCCGGGTGGGAGATCCCGTCCTCCGGGTGAGCGCGGCGCGCGTGCCGGAGGGGCTTGGCTTCCACGTGGTGCTGTCGGTGGCCGAGGAGGATGCGCTCGCGCCCGTGCGGTCCCTGCGGCGCACCGTGCTGATGTCCATTGGCGGGGCCCTGCTGGTGCTGCTGGCGCTCGGGGGGCTGTTCACCCGCCGCATCAACCGGCGCCTCTCGGACGTGGTGGCCGGCGCGGAGGCCTTTGGCCGGGGCGAGCTCGACCGGCGCGTGAAGGTGGAGGGCGGCGACGAGCTGAGCGCCCTGGCCACGACTTTCAACCACATGGGCGCGGAGCTGGAGACGGCGCGCGCCCGGCTGATGCGCTGGAACGATGACCTGCGCCTCCGGGTGGACGAGGCCCTGGCGGACCTGAGGACCGCCCAGGCGCAGCTCGTGGAGACGCAGAAGCTGGCGGCGGTGGGCCAGCTCGGCGCGGGCGTGGCGCACGAGCTCAACAACCCCCTGGCCGGCATCCTCGGCTATGTGCAGCTCATGTTGATGAGCCGTCCGGACAGCGACCCGGACCTTGATATGCTCCGGAAGATCGAAGGCAGCGCCAAGCGCTGCAAGGAGATCACCCAGAACCTGCTGCGCTTCTCCCAGCAGCGCGAGCGCACGGACCTGCGCGCCGTGGACCTCAACACCGTGGTGCGCGATGCGCTCACGCTCACCGAGAACCAGGTGCAGGCCGAGGGCATCTCCCTGGCGCTGGAGCTGGCCCCTCAGGGCGTGCGCGTCATGGCCGACTCGGGCCAGACGTCCCAGGCCATCCTCGCCCTGGTCTCCAACGCGCGCACCGCCATGCAGAAGAGCCCCACGAAGACGCTCACCGTGCGCACGGGCGAGCGCGACGGCCGGGGCTTCTTCGAGGTGGAGGACACCGGCAAGGGCATCTCCCCCGAGCACCGGCCCCGCATCTTCGAGCCCTTCTTCACCACCAAGGATGTGTGGTCCAATGTGGGCCTGGGCTTGTCGGTGACGTACCGGGTCGTCACCGAGGCGGGAGGCTCCATCGATGTGAGGAGCGAGCCAGGCAAGGGCTCGTGTTTTACCGTGTGGCTCACGAAGGCGTGA
- a CDS encoding flagellar motor protein encodes MRAWKAWVLGLALVPGVGWGQVSVADPVTLASSLAGRVCEDRDGDGRCGDGEPGVAGVRLVLATGREVRTDAQGRYHVTGVEARSPEVTGGIHLRPGRHRLKVDLRTVPAGGRVSPEAVTVEVPWGAAVLQDFTVRQSQESLGALALSHPQAPPQAEVREGGVSFTVAGQAAPGDEVRVSGRPAQVDASGLYRAQVALRPGANVLDIAAVSPGGSVRLSRQRADVVKQGEGRWLIAPRALEPLGQVRLPAGRGEPVPSGTVSLHVEAVEGTRIRLRGGEWRVGAPGSVEVPITLVPGPNTVDVELERPGAAPAKYTVELVATARPFIVGLLDVEGSYSPGDGRFQLLGRGAAHAEARLGAFQLLGEVDLRDTDFRTLHHGDTASGWLRPRLPERLERSPDPEFSLEEWGDDSVSLTPNAPEGRLRLEVQHDTHGRAGFGTYRALRAEGEIGRYHHPLFGPFAELKAGTGALRVGVDAFAGGMSDPVRGVATRPAHEELRATGGSLYFLGASAIVEGSELLRVEYRDGLTGLPLAEQHLVRGRDYELDAFSGRILLARPLSFMAGASGFGTDALTAAPEPVLVADYAAIEFAGARDAVGGEAWAEWLGARLTLGGVRERRVGAPYQLLSGRAQGTLGAYALQAEVASSSGWAVGSNVFGVSDDGGLSYLRPSLNGGEEGEALGLRVHGPGPLGGGSVDAAFRWRSQGFSDGAHLETALFRQLSLRASQPVGAWRFTLLGDERRSADPREPFEAGSIAALTLGAGVGYERGAWGVRVEVRDSWLRAPELAGDGPVLEGGRTSVGLQGRLRVHERVVLSAGHRQALVQRGDGPGKLDDTFASAGVDVTLDADTTVGLRGGWGPELGPQVWANAAMHRGPDVYYGGYSVDVDGPDFGVGRAVTGARTELQDGTSVFVEDISAHDANTVRLARAVGFQQVVFGGFQVGGRYERGIRHPFELPSSFTRDTASLFGQWVHERFRLEGRTELRHERGVPIRGAQVEVDRVQTLVALAAETLLREDLTLSGRVNFARTGGAGGLQGRLLEGSSGVAWRPGPWLLVARYSITREQVPGVRSAFGERVLQVLSVLPAVRVGDRFAVAAGFHLGRSRLGSEAAWVGTGTLRPSVRVVGGLEVGAEVARRTSAREGESLSSVRGELGYQVDAGLRFAAGYTVLGFKGLGLSGEAQDEADRFYVRAEVAY; translated from the coding sequence GTGAGGGCCTGGAAGGCCTGGGTGCTGGGCCTGGCGCTGGTGCCCGGCGTGGGCTGGGGCCAGGTGTCCGTGGCGGACCCGGTGACGCTCGCGTCCTCCCTGGCGGGCCGGGTGTGCGAGGACCGGGACGGGGATGGGCGCTGTGGCGACGGGGAGCCCGGGGTTGCAGGCGTCCGGCTGGTGCTCGCCACGGGGCGCGAGGTGCGCACGGATGCCCAGGGGCGCTACCACGTCACGGGGGTGGAGGCCCGGAGCCCGGAAGTCACGGGCGGCATTCACCTGCGCCCGGGCCGGCACCGCCTCAAGGTGGATCTGCGGACGGTTCCCGCGGGGGGCCGCGTGAGCCCCGAGGCCGTCACCGTGGAGGTGCCCTGGGGCGCGGCCGTGCTTCAGGACTTCACGGTCCGCCAGAGCCAGGAGTCGCTGGGCGCGCTGGCGCTCTCGCACCCCCAGGCGCCGCCCCAGGCCGAGGTGCGCGAGGGGGGCGTCTCCTTCACCGTCGCCGGCCAGGCCGCCCCGGGCGATGAGGTGCGAGTCTCCGGCCGCCCGGCCCAGGTGGACGCCTCGGGGCTCTACCGCGCGCAGGTGGCGCTGCGGCCCGGAGCGAACGTGCTGGACATCGCCGCCGTGTCCCCCGGCGGCTCGGTGCGCCTGTCCCGCCAGCGGGCCGACGTGGTGAAGCAGGGCGAGGGGCGCTGGCTCATCGCCCCCCGGGCCCTGGAGCCGCTGGGCCAGGTGCGGCTGCCCGCGGGCCGGGGCGAACCGGTGCCCAGCGGCACCGTCTCGCTGCACGTGGAGGCGGTGGAGGGGACCCGGATCCGCCTGCGGGGCGGGGAGTGGCGGGTGGGCGCCCCGGGCAGCGTGGAGGTGCCCATCACGCTCGTGCCGGGGCCCAACACGGTGGACGTGGAGCTGGAGCGGCCCGGCGCGGCCCCCGCGAAGTACACGGTGGAGCTGGTGGCCACGGCGCGCCCCTTCATCGTGGGGTTGCTGGATGTGGAGGGCAGCTATTCGCCCGGAGATGGGCGCTTCCAGCTCCTGGGGCGAGGGGCGGCCCATGCCGAGGCGCGGCTGGGGGCCTTCCAGCTCCTGGGCGAGGTGGACCTGCGGGACACGGACTTCCGGACCCTGCATCACGGGGACACGGCCTCGGGCTGGCTGCGGCCCCGGTTGCCCGAGCGCCTGGAGCGCAGCCCGGATCCGGAGTTCTCCCTGGAGGAGTGGGGGGACGACTCGGTCAGCCTGACGCCCAATGCCCCGGAGGGGCGCCTGCGGCTGGAGGTTCAGCACGACACGCATGGGCGCGCCGGGTTCGGCACATACCGGGCCCTGAGGGCCGAAGGGGAGATTGGCCGCTACCACCATCCGCTCTTTGGCCCCTTCGCCGAGCTGAAGGCGGGGACGGGCGCGCTCCGGGTGGGCGTGGATGCGTTCGCCGGGGGTATGAGCGATCCGGTCCGGGGCGTGGCCACGCGGCCTGCGCACGAGGAGCTGCGGGCCACGGGCGGCAGCCTCTACTTCCTGGGGGCCTCCGCCATCGTGGAGGGCTCCGAGCTGCTGCGCGTGGAGTACCGCGACGGGCTCACGGGCCTGCCGCTCGCGGAGCAGCACCTGGTGCGCGGGCGGGACTACGAGCTCGATGCCTTCTCGGGCCGCATCCTGCTGGCCCGGCCGCTGTCGTTCATGGCCGGGGCGTCCGGGTTCGGCACGGACGCGCTCACGGCGGCGCCGGAGCCGGTGCTCGTGGCCGACTACGCCGCCATCGAGTTCGCCGGCGCGCGGGATGCGGTGGGCGGCGAGGCCTGGGCGGAGTGGCTCGGCGCGCGGCTGACCCTGGGCGGCGTCCGGGAGCGGCGCGTGGGCGCCCCCTACCAGCTGCTCTCGGGGCGGGCCCAGGGCACCCTGGGCGCCTATGCGCTGCAGGCCGAGGTGGCCAGCAGCAGCGGGTGGGCGGTGGGCTCGAACGTGTTTGGCGTCTCGGACGATGGCGGCCTGTCCTACCTGCGCCCGTCGCTGAACGGCGGGGAGGAGGGCGAGGCCCTCGGCCTGCGCGTGCATGGCCCGGGGCCCCTGGGGGGCGGCTCGGTGGACGCGGCCTTCCGGTGGCGGAGCCAGGGCTTCTCGGATGGCGCGCACCTGGAGACCGCGCTCTTCCGGCAGCTGTCGCTGCGGGCCTCCCAGCCGGTGGGGGCCTGGCGCTTCACGCTGCTCGGGGATGAGCGCCGCTCGGCGGATCCGCGAGAGCCGTTCGAGGCGGGGAGCATCGCCGCCCTCACGCTCGGGGCCGGGGTGGGCTACGAGCGCGGCGCGTGGGGCGTGCGCGTGGAAGTTCGCGACAGCTGGCTGCGCGCCCCCGAGCTTGCGGGGGACGGCCCCGTGCTCGAAGGAGGCCGGACCTCCGTGGGGCTCCAGGGGCGGCTCCGGGTCCACGAGCGGGTGGTGCTCTCGGCGGGCCACCGGCAGGCGCTCGTCCAGCGGGGCGACGGGCCTGGGAAGCTGGATGACACGTTCGCCTCGGCGGGCGTGGACGTCACCCTCGACGCGGACACCACCGTGGGGCTGCGGGGCGGCTGGGGCCCGGAGCTGGGGCCTCAGGTGTGGGCGAACGCGGCCATGCACCGGGGGCCAGATGTCTACTACGGCGGCTACTCGGTGGACGTGGATGGGCCGGACTTCGGCGTGGGGCGGGCGGTGACGGGGGCCCGCACGGAGCTGCAGGACGGCACGAGCGTCTTCGTGGAGGACATCAGCGCGCATGACGCCAACACGGTGCGGCTGGCGCGGGCGGTGGGCTTCCAGCAGGTGGTCTTCGGCGGATTCCAGGTGGGGGGACGCTACGAGCGGGGCATCCGCCACCCGTTCGAGCTGCCGTCCTCCTTCACGCGCGACACGGCGAGCCTCTTCGGGCAGTGGGTCCACGAGCGCTTCCGGCTGGAGGGGCGGACGGAGCTGCGCCACGAGCGGGGCGTTCCCATCCGGGGGGCCCAGGTGGAGGTGGACCGGGTGCAGACGCTGGTGGCCCTGGCGGCGGAGACGCTGCTGCGCGAGGACCTGACCCTGTCGGGGCGCGTGAACTTCGCCCGCACCGGCGGGGCCGGCGGGCTGCAAGGGCGCCTGCTGGAGGGCTCGTCGGGGGTGGCCTGGCGGCCGGGCCCCTGGCTGCTCGTGGCGCGCTACAGCATCACCCGCGAGCAGGTGCCCGGGGTGCGCTCCGCGTTCGGGGAGCGCGTGCTTCAGGTCCTCTCCGTGCTGCCCGCGGTGCGGGTGGGGGACCGGTTCGCCGTGGCGGCGGGGTTTCACCTGGGCCGCTCTCGCCTGGGCAGCGAGGCGGCGTGGGTGGGCACTGGAACCCTTCGGCCCTCCGTGCGAGTGGTGGGAGGTCTGGAGGTAGGGGCGGAGGTCGCACGCCGTACGTCGGCCCGGGAAGGCGAGTCGCTGTCGTCGGTCCGCGGGGAGCTGGGGTACCAGGTGGACGCGGGGCTGCGGTTCGCCGCAGGCTACACGGTGCTGGGATTCAAGGGTCTTGGGTTGTCTGGAGAGGCGCAGGATGAGGCGGACCGGTTCTATGTACGGGCGGAAGTGGCTTACTAG